A DNA window from Schistocerca gregaria isolate iqSchGreg1 chromosome 2, iqSchGreg1.2, whole genome shotgun sequence contains the following coding sequences:
- the LOC126334813 gene encoding cuticle protein 21-like isoform X3 translates to MACKLIVLAAFVAVARAGYLGAPAVVAPGPAIAARAYAAPLAYAAPALHAAPVAYAAPALRAAPLAVAPAVRAAPVAVAAPAAVAAEYDPNPQYSYAYSVQDALTGDSKNQQESRSGDVVQGSYSLVEPDGSIRTVDYTADPVNGFNAVVHKEAGAHPAPVVAKVAAPVAYAAPAVAKIAAPVAYAAPAIAKYAAPLAYGKAILG, encoded by the coding sequence CTGATCGTCCTCGCCGCCTTCGTGGCCGTAGCCCGTGCTGGCTACCTGGGAGCCCCCGCCGTGGTCGCCCCCGGCCCAGCCATCGCCGCCCGCGCTTACGCCGCCCCTCTGGCCTATGCCGCCCCCGCACTCCACGCTGCTCCCGTGGCATACGCCGCCCCCGCGCTGCGTGCCGCCCCCCTCGCCGTCGCCCCCGCCGTGAGAGCCGcccccgtcgccgtcgccgcccccgccgccgtcgccgccgagtACGACCCCAACCCCCAGTACAGCTACGCCTACAGCGTGCAGGACGCCCTCACCGGTGACTCCAAGAACCAGCAGGAGAGCCGCAGCGGTGACGTCGTCCAGGGCAGCTACAGCCTGGTCGAGCCCGACGGCTCCATCCGCACCGTCGACTACACCGCCGACCCCGTCAACGGCTTCAACGCCGTCGTTCACAAGGAGGCCGGTGCCCACCCCGCCCCCGTCGTCGCCAAGGTGGCCGCCCCcgtcgcctacgccgcccccgccgtcgccaAGATCGCCGCCCCTGTGGCCTACGCCGCCCCGGCCATTGCTAAGTACGCTGCCCCACTTGCCTATGGCAAAGCCATCCTGGGCTAA
- the LOC126334814 gene encoding cuticle protein 21-like, which yields MACKLIVLAAFVAVARAGYLGAPAVVAPGPAIAARAYAAPLAYAAPALHAAPVAYAAPALRAAPLAVAPAVRAAPVAVAAPAAVAAEYDPNPQYSYAYSVQDALTGDSKNQQESRSGDVVQGSYSLVEPDGSIRTVDYTADPVNGFNAVVHKEAGAHPAPVVAKVAAPVAYAAPAVAKIAAPVAYAAPAIAKYAAPLAYGKAILG from the exons ATGGCCTGCAAG CTGATCGTCCTCGCCGCCTTCGTGGCCGTAGCCCGTGCTGGCTACCTGGGAGCCCCCGCTGTGGTCGCCCCCGGCCCAGCCATCGCCGCCCGCGCTTACGCCGCCCCTctggcctacgccgcccccgcactCCACGCTGCTCCCGTGGCATACGCCGCCCCCGCGCTGCGTGCCGCCCCCCTGGCCGTCGCCCCCGCCGTGAGAGCCGCCCCCGTCGcagtcgccgcccccgccgccgtggCCGCCGAGTACGACCCCAACCCCCAGTACAGCTACGCCTACAGCGTTCAGGACGCCCTCACCGGTGACTCCAAGAACCAGCAGGAGAGCCGCAGCGGTGACGTCGTCCAGGGCAGCTACAGCCTGGTCGAGCCCGACGGCTCCATCCGCACCGTCGACTACACCGCCGACCCCGTCAACGGCTTCAACGCCGTCGTGCACAAGGAGGCCGGCGCCCACCCCGCCCCCGTCGTCGCCAAGGTGGCCGCTCCcgtcgcctacgccgcccccgccgtcgctaAGATCGCCGCCCCTGTGGCTTACGCCGCCCCGGCCATTGCTAAGTACGCTGCCCCCCTTGCCTATGGCAAGGCCATCCTGGGCTAA